The following are from one region of the Natronosporangium hydrolyticum genome:
- a CDS encoding 3-hydroxyacyl-CoA dehydrogenase NAD-binding domain-containing protein, whose protein sequence is MEFAEEVVTNALLRQVTVPGLAKPAALITLDNGHDHTKPSTLGPAGLASLEQAIEEALAADPAFIAVTGKPYIFSVGADLNGMPLIRSREQALELGQLGHRVFGRLRDSPVPTFAFINGAAMGGGLELALHCHYRTLSGGARALALPEVMLGLVPAWGGTQLLPNLIGIIGAAQVVIQNPLQQNRMLRADKAAELGIADVLLEPADFLERSLEWAAGVVRGDVAVSRPEIDPDAWDGVVAFARQQLDERLHQAAPAPYRALELLAAAKDTSFTEGAAAEDEALADLVMSDELRSGVYAFDLVQRRAKRPAGAPDRKLARDVSKVGVVGAGLMASQLALLFARRLEVPVVMTDIDQDRVDKGLSYVEGEIDKLRAKGRLDEGKAAKLRSLVSGTVDKTEAYAKADFVVEAVFEELSLKQRIFAELEEIVSPECILATNTSSLSVTDMAAGLKHPERVVGFHFFNPVAVMPLLEVVRGGTTDDATLATALSVGKQLKKSCVLVGDAPAFVVNRLLFRFLGEVFDAIDHGTPVAVADTALDPLGLPMRPLRLLELVGTGVTHHIAQIMHDAFPDRFGVSENLARLAESGATTLLTEDGSLDPELVAKLKTGDDPRTGEQVRDRALAALAQEIQLMLDEQVVSDPRDIDLCLILGAGWPFHLGGITPYLDRAGVSERVNGGRFLPPGVASVPE, encoded by the coding sequence GTGGAGTTCGCAGAAGAAGTCGTCACCAACGCGCTGCTGCGGCAGGTGACCGTACCCGGGCTCGCCAAGCCGGCAGCCCTGATCACATTGGACAATGGCCACGACCACACCAAGCCGAGCACCCTCGGGCCGGCCGGGTTGGCCAGCCTGGAGCAGGCGATCGAGGAGGCGCTCGCCGCCGACCCCGCGTTCATCGCGGTCACCGGCAAGCCGTACATCTTCAGCGTCGGCGCTGATCTGAACGGGATGCCGCTGATCCGCAGCCGGGAGCAGGCGTTGGAGCTGGGGCAGCTCGGCCATCGGGTGTTCGGGCGGCTCCGGGACTCGCCGGTACCGACCTTCGCCTTTATCAACGGCGCCGCGATGGGCGGCGGGCTGGAGCTGGCGCTGCACTGCCACTACCGCACCCTCTCCGGTGGCGCGCGGGCGCTGGCGCTACCCGAGGTGATGCTCGGCCTGGTACCAGCCTGGGGCGGCACCCAGCTGCTACCGAACCTGATCGGCATCATCGGCGCCGCCCAGGTGGTGATCCAGAACCCGTTGCAGCAGAACCGGATGCTCCGCGCCGACAAGGCCGCCGAGCTGGGCATCGCCGACGTATTGCTCGAGCCCGCCGACTTCCTGGAGCGCTCCCTGGAGTGGGCGGCCGGCGTCGTCCGCGGTGACGTCGCCGTATCCCGCCCGGAGATCGACCCGGACGCCTGGGACGGGGTGGTGGCCTTCGCCCGGCAGCAGCTCGACGAGCGGCTCCACCAGGCCGCACCGGCACCGTACCGGGCGTTGGAGCTGTTGGCGGCGGCGAAGGACACCTCGTTCACCGAGGGTGCCGCAGCCGAGGACGAGGCCCTGGCCGACCTGGTCATGAGCGACGAGCTACGCAGCGGCGTCTACGCCTTCGACCTGGTCCAGCGACGGGCCAAGCGACCCGCCGGGGCCCCGGACCGGAAGCTGGCCCGCGATGTCAGCAAGGTCGGCGTCGTCGGCGCCGGGTTGATGGCCAGCCAGCTGGCGCTGCTCTTCGCCCGCCGGCTGGAGGTGCCGGTGGTGATGACCGATATCGACCAGGACCGAGTCGACAAAGGTCTGTCCTACGTTGAGGGCGAGATTGACAAGCTGCGGGCCAAGGGGCGGCTCGACGAGGGTAAGGCGGCGAAGCTACGCAGCTTGGTCTCCGGCACGGTGGACAAGACCGAGGCGTACGCGAAGGCAGACTTCGTGGTGGAGGCGGTCTTCGAGGAGCTCTCGCTGAAGCAGCGGATCTTCGCCGAGCTAGAAGAGATCGTCAGCCCCGAGTGCATCCTGGCTACCAACACCTCGTCGCTGTCGGTGACCGACATGGCCGCCGGCTTGAAGCACCCGGAGCGGGTGGTCGGTTTCCACTTCTTCAACCCGGTCGCGGTGATGCCGCTGCTGGAGGTGGTACGCGGCGGGACTACCGACGATGCCACCCTGGCCACTGCGCTTTCGGTCGGCAAGCAACTCAAGAAGTCCTGTGTGCTGGTGGGGGACGCGCCCGCGTTCGTGGTCAACCGGTTGCTGTTCCGGTTCCTCGGTGAGGTCTTCGACGCGATCGACCACGGCACTCCGGTGGCGGTGGCGGACACCGCACTGGACCCGCTGGGCCTGCCGATGCGGCCACTGCGACTGTTGGAGCTGGTGGGCACCGGGGTGACCCACCACATCGCACAGATTATGCACGATGCCTTCCCGGACCGGTTCGGGGTTAGCGAAAACTTGGCCCGGCTCGCGGAGAGCGGCGCCACCACGCTACTCACCGAGGACGGCTCGCTCGACCCGGAGCTGGTTGCAAAGCTCAAGACCGGCGACGACCCGCGTACCGGCGAACAGGTACGCGACCGGGCGCTGGCCGCCCTGGCGCAGGAGATCCAGTTGATGCTCGACGAGCAGGTGGTCTCCGACCCGCGCGACATCGACCTGTGCCTAATCCTGGGCGCCGGCTGGCCGTTCCACCTGGGCGGGATTACTCCTTACCTGGACCGTGCCGGAGTGTCGGAGCGGGTCAACGGTGGCCGGTTCCTGCCGCCGGGGGTCGCGAGCGTGCCTGAGTAG
- a CDS encoding thiolase family protein has product MPRTARDVVFVDGVRTPFGKAGGMYAETRADDLVIRCLRELLRRNPQLPPERVDEVAIAATTQIGDQGLTIGRTAALLAGLPKSVPGFAIDRMCAGAMTAVTTVAGGIAMGAYDAAFAGGVEHMGRHPMGEGVDPNPRILAEQLVDPSALVMGATAENLHDRLPHISKQRSDAFALASQERTAKAYADGKLQPDLVTIATRNAEAGWGLAGVDEAPRETSLPALAGLKTPFRPHGKVTAGNAAGLNDGATACLVTAEEVARELDLPVAMRLVSYGFAGVEPEVMGFGPVPSTEKALRLAGLSIDDIGLFELNEAFAVQVLAFLDHFGIDDDDPRVNPWGGAIAVGHPLAASGVRLMTQLARHFAERPQVRYGLTAMCIGIGMGGTVIWENPHWEGQ; this is encoded by the coding sequence GTGCCACGAACCGCCCGGGATGTCGTATTTGTCGACGGCGTCCGTACCCCGTTCGGCAAAGCCGGCGGGATGTACGCCGAGACCCGAGCCGATGACCTGGTCATCCGCTGTCTACGGGAGCTGCTACGACGAAATCCGCAGCTACCGCCCGAGCGGGTCGACGAGGTCGCCATCGCCGCCACCACCCAAATCGGCGACCAGGGCCTGACCATCGGCCGGACCGCCGCGTTGCTGGCCGGACTGCCCAAGTCGGTGCCGGGCTTCGCCATCGACCGAATGTGCGCCGGCGCGATGACCGCGGTCACCACCGTCGCCGGCGGCATCGCCATGGGGGCCTACGACGCCGCGTTCGCCGGCGGCGTCGAGCACATGGGCCGGCATCCGATGGGTGAGGGGGTCGACCCCAACCCTCGGATCCTCGCCGAGCAGCTGGTCGACCCGTCAGCGCTGGTGATGGGCGCGACCGCGGAGAATCTCCACGACCGGCTGCCGCACATCAGCAAGCAACGCTCGGACGCCTTCGCGCTCGCCTCCCAGGAGCGCACCGCCAAGGCGTACGCCGACGGCAAGCTACAGCCCGACCTGGTAACGATCGCGACCCGCAACGCCGAGGCCGGCTGGGGTCTGGCCGGGGTCGACGAGGCGCCGCGGGAGACCTCGCTGCCCGCCCTTGCTGGGTTGAAGACTCCGTTCCGCCCGCACGGCAAGGTGACCGCCGGCAACGCCGCCGGACTCAACGACGGCGCCACCGCCTGCCTGGTCACCGCCGAGGAGGTCGCCCGCGAACTCGACCTGCCGGTGGCGATGCGGCTCGTCTCGTACGGGTTCGCCGGGGTGGAGCCGGAGGTGATGGGCTTCGGCCCGGTCCCCTCGACCGAGAAGGCGCTGCGACTGGCGGGACTGTCCATCGACGACATCGGCCTGTTCGAGCTGAATGAGGCGTTCGCGGTGCAGGTGCTCGCCTTCCTCGACCACTTCGGCATCGACGACGACGACCCGCGGGTCAACCCGTGGGGCGGCGCGATCGCGGTCGGCCACCCGCTCGCCGCCTCCGGGGTCCGGCTGATGACCCAGCTGGCCCGGCACTTCGCGGAACGGCCGCAGGTGCGGTACGGGCTGACCGCGATGTGTATCGGCATCGGCATGGGCGGCACCGTGATCTGGGAGAACCCGCACTGGGAGGGCCAGTGA
- a CDS encoding Rpn family recombination-promoting nuclease/putative transposase produces MSAESSPHDAVFRRMLSKPANAASQLRALLPAELSEKLDLGRLALHPGSFVDPTLRWRHTDLLFTAPLAGHDAYIYLLIEHQSSSDKLMPLRMLRYIMRIWDKHLDANPKADRLPAVIPLVVHHNRRAWHAPRDLSDLIDLDPDTAKAASEYLPQLRFLLDDLTVVDEAALRARPVTAPLRLTLLLLKIAPGNPGLAEDLRRWSDQLAEVLRRPGGWDDFVCLLSYIQRVGELPADELHDLVAELGPTAEEAFMTIAEQLEARGEARGRAEALAEFLAARFGPLPQHVRDRLDAATLDQLKTWTGRIATADTLAQALD; encoded by the coding sequence ATGTCGGCTGAGTCGAGTCCTCACGACGCGGTGTTCCGGCGGATGCTGAGCAAGCCCGCCAACGCCGCCTCACAACTTCGTGCGTTGCTGCCCGCCGAACTCTCCGAGAAGCTGGATCTTGGCCGGCTGGCGCTGCATCCGGGCAGCTTTGTGGACCCTACCCTGCGGTGGCGCCACACCGACCTCCTGTTCACCGCCCCGTTGGCCGGCCACGACGCCTACATCTACCTCCTCATCGAGCACCAGAGCAGCAGCGACAAGCTCATGCCGTTGCGGATGCTGCGCTACATCATGCGGATCTGGGACAAGCACCTCGACGCGAACCCCAAGGCCGATCGGCTGCCGGCGGTTATCCCGCTGGTGGTCCACCACAACCGTCGCGCCTGGCACGCCCCCAGAGACCTGTCCGACCTGATCGACCTCGACCCCGACACCGCCAAAGCCGCCAGCGAATACCTCCCCCAACTGCGGTTTCTGCTCGACGATCTTACGGTGGTGGATGAGGCGGCACTGCGGGCGCGGCCGGTCACCGCGCCGCTGCGGCTGACCCTGCTGTTGCTAAAGATCGCCCCGGGCAATCCCGGTCTGGCCGAGGATCTGCGGCGGTGGTCCGATCAACTGGCGGAGGTGCTGCGCCGGCCCGGCGGCTGGGACGATTTCGTCTGCCTGCTCAGCTATATTCAGAGGGTAGGTGAGTTACCCGCTGACGAGCTGCATGACCTGGTCGCCGAGCTGGGACCCACCGCAGAGGAGGCGTTCATGACCATCGCGGAACAACTGGAGGCCCGGGGCGAGGCCCGGGGGCGGGCCGAGGCGCTGGCGGAGTTCCTGGCCGCCAGGTTCGGGCCGTTGCCGCAGCACGTGCGGGACCGTCTCGACGCCGCCACCCTCGACCAGCTCAAGACCTGGACCGGTCGGATCGCCACCGCCGACACACTCGCGCAGGCCTTGGACTAG
- a CDS encoding PQQ-like beta-propeller repeat protein, protein MVKPHPEPSIDLGDLSVGADYHSGGSRPAWSRQLRTGWQRHRRWLAPLLVLALVLGLGGEVGQFHGARLTVVDLPGEASGGLQVVDGRLLVEHDSGHLTAYHLDSGERDWQITGGRGLFPTTDGRMLVDPASSVGLEPATGQVRWSRPGLELVPGIDHALSLSGYQRSLGEHGEPIAHELVGVDLVTGEELWEADVPAGAYAWLLAEPPLVVTISQDRELALRDPATGELQGRGAVVSAELLGYSWPAVAAESLVLLQRTDCPDDGASPGPPLRCATVRGYPLDTLRQSWERPAGLFSRMEPCGPVLCLHTVPGPAEAPPAADDASAPVAGGHRTLGLDPATGEPAWELAHSGFVAPVGDWLLVQLPGGRELALHDPATGEPVVELAGWQWQPLLAGDLRGRAAGHGLALVRGEEPRVATLNLTTLELVVHEMVTGEPERCESFPGGLACQYGQQLWVWRW, encoded by the coding sequence GTGGTGAAGCCCCACCCCGAGCCCTCGATCGATCTTGGCGACCTCTCGGTCGGCGCTGATTACCACAGTGGAGGTTCTCGGCCGGCCTGGTCGCGGCAGTTGCGGACCGGTTGGCAGCGGCACCGGCGCTGGCTGGCGCCGCTGTTGGTGCTGGCGTTGGTGCTCGGGCTCGGCGGCGAGGTGGGCCAGTTTCACGGCGCGCGACTTACCGTGGTGGACCTGCCGGGAGAGGCGTCGGGCGGCCTGCAAGTGGTGGACGGGCGGTTGCTGGTCGAGCATGACTCCGGCCACCTGACCGCGTACCACCTAGACAGCGGAGAGCGGGACTGGCAGATCACCGGAGGGCGTGGGCTGTTCCCGACCACCGACGGGCGGATGTTGGTGGACCCCGCGAGCTCCGTCGGGCTGGAGCCTGCGACCGGGCAGGTGCGCTGGTCCCGTCCAGGTCTGGAGCTAGTGCCCGGCATCGACCACGCGCTGTCGCTTAGCGGCTATCAGCGCAGCCTCGGGGAGCATGGGGAGCCGATCGCACATGAACTGGTCGGCGTCGACCTGGTCACCGGCGAGGAGCTGTGGGAGGCAGACGTCCCGGCGGGGGCGTACGCGTGGCTGTTGGCGGAGCCGCCGTTGGTGGTGACTATCTCCCAGGACCGGGAGTTGGCGCTGCGGGACCCGGCGACCGGGGAGCTACAGGGCCGCGGCGCGGTGGTATCGGCCGAGCTGCTCGGCTATAGCTGGCCGGCGGTGGCGGCAGAGTCGTTGGTGCTGCTGCAGCGGACCGATTGCCCGGATGACGGGGCGAGCCCGGGCCCGCCACTTCGCTGCGCAACGGTGCGTGGCTACCCGCTGGACACCCTGCGGCAGAGCTGGGAGCGGCCGGCGGGACTGTTCTCCCGGATGGAGCCCTGTGGGCCGGTGCTCTGCCTGCATACGGTGCCGGGCCCGGCGGAGGCGCCGCCAGCGGCTGATGACGCGTCGGCGCCTGTTGCGGGAGGGCACCGCACGCTCGGGCTCGACCCGGCGACCGGGGAGCCGGCGTGGGAGCTGGCCCACAGCGGGTTCGTCGCCCCGGTCGGCGACTGGTTGCTGGTGCAATTGCCCGGCGGTCGGGAGTTGGCGCTGCACGATCCGGCGACCGGGGAGCCGGTGGTGGAGCTGGCGGGCTGGCAGTGGCAGCCGCTACTCGCCGGAGACTTGCGCGGTCGGGCGGCGGGCCATGGCCTGGCGTTGGTCCGTGGCGAGGAACCACGGGTGGCGACGTTGAACCTCACTACGCTGGAGCTGGTGGTGCATGAGATGGTGACCGGCGAGCCCGAGCGGTGTGAGAGCTTCCCGGGCGGGCTGGCGTGCCAGTATGGCCAGCAGCTGTGGGTGTGGCGCTGGTAA
- a CDS encoding DUF2399 domain-containing protein encodes MPWDLELAEALRTSGLAVPEERVVELLFADLAGTA; translated from the coding sequence GTGCCGTGGGATCTGGAGCTGGCGGAGGCGTTGCGTACCTCCGGGCTGGCCGTACCTGAGGAGCGAGTGGTGGAGCTGCTATTCGCGGACCTGGCAGGCACAGCGTAA
- a CDS encoding alpha/beta fold hydrolase, translating into MSWSPLPDLEYAVVGGLRIAFRRVGAGPPLVLLHGALCDSRVWHAQLADLSDEFTVVAWDAPGCGGSADPPETFRLPEYADRLAELVAALGLTRPHILGHSFGAGLALELYRRHPSLPSSLLLAGGYAGWAGSLPPEAVEQRRHAALAVAQQLSHGRFSPESVPGLFSSAMSDDQAAYLAQIMSDIRPAATRVMAHGFAEADLRDVLPLIEVPTLLLYGSLDERSPLAIAEQLFASIPDAQLVVLPGLGHESYFESPTVFDGQVRRFLADIP; encoded by the coding sequence ATGAGCTGGTCCCCGCTGCCGGACCTGGAGTACGCAGTGGTGGGCGGCTTGCGGATCGCCTTCCGCCGGGTGGGCGCCGGGCCACCGTTGGTGCTGCTGCACGGGGCGCTCTGCGACAGCCGGGTGTGGCACGCCCAGCTGGCGGACCTGTCCGACGAGTTCACCGTGGTGGCGTGGGACGCCCCCGGCTGCGGCGGCTCCGCCGACCCACCGGAGACGTTCCGCCTGCCCGAGTACGCCGACCGCCTGGCGGAGCTCGTCGCCGCGCTGGGATTGACCAGGCCGCATATCCTGGGCCACTCGTTCGGCGCCGGGCTCGCGCTGGAGCTCTACCGCCGCCACCCGTCGCTGCCCAGCTCCCTGCTGCTCGCTGGCGGGTACGCCGGATGGGCCGGCTCGCTCCCCCCGGAGGCCGTCGAGCAACGTCGACACGCGGCGCTCGCGGTGGCGCAACAGCTGTCGCATGGACGGTTCTCACCCGAGTCGGTGCCTGGGTTGTTCTCTTCAGCGATGTCGGACGACCAAGCGGCGTACCTGGCTCAGATCATGTCCGACATCCGGCCGGCGGCGACCCGGGTCATGGCACACGGTTTCGCGGAGGCGGACCTACGCGATGTCCTGCCGCTGATCGAGGTGCCCACCCTGCTGCTCTACGGCAGCCTTGACGAGCGGTCACCGCTGGCGATCGCCGAGCAGCTCTTCGCCTCGATCCCCGATGCCCAGCTCGTGGTGCTTCCCGGCCTGGGCCACGAGAGCTACTTCGAGTCGCCGACCGTCTTCGACGGACAGGTCCGTCGCTTCCTGGCCGATATCCCGTGA
- a CDS encoding response regulator transcription factor has product MRVLVVEDERNLADAIARGLRRQGMAVDVAYDGDTGHEMSYVTRYDVVVLDRDLPGKHGDEICAELAASGALTRVLMLTAADSVDERVAGLQLGADDYLPKPFAFNELAARVRALGRRATPPAPPVFTVADLVLDPAKRSVSRAGTPVELTRKEFGVLEALLSARGGVVSSEELLERVWDANADPFTTTVRVTVRTLRRKLGDPPLIETVVGSGYRVARDAAG; this is encoded by the coding sequence ATGCGAGTGCTGGTTGTAGAGGACGAACGCAACCTGGCCGATGCGATCGCGCGGGGCCTGCGGCGGCAGGGGATGGCGGTCGACGTTGCTTACGACGGCGACACCGGTCACGAAATGTCGTATGTGACCCGGTATGATGTGGTCGTTCTGGACCGGGACTTACCCGGCAAACACGGCGACGAGATCTGCGCCGAGCTTGCGGCGTCCGGCGCCCTCACCCGGGTGTTGATGCTGACCGCCGCGGACAGCGTCGATGAGCGGGTGGCCGGGCTGCAGTTGGGCGCCGACGACTACCTGCCGAAACCGTTCGCCTTCAACGAGCTGGCGGCCCGGGTGCGGGCGCTGGGCCGGCGGGCGACGCCTCCGGCACCGCCGGTGTTCACCGTCGCCGACTTGGTGCTCGATCCCGCCAAGCGCAGCGTCAGCCGCGCCGGCACGCCGGTCGAGCTGACCCGTAAAGAGTTCGGGGTGCTGGAAGCGCTGCTGTCGGCGCGCGGTGGGGTGGTCTCCAGCGAGGAGCTACTGGAGCGGGTGTGGGACGCCAACGCCGACCCGTTCACGACCACGGTCCGGGTGACGGTCCGGACATTGCGTCGTAAGCTCGGTGACCCGCCACTGATCGAGACGGTGGTCGGCTCCGGCTACCGGGTCGCCCGGGACGCTGCCGGATGA
- a CDS encoding sensor histidine kinase, which produces MSSRWLRRVPLRPTLRLRLILLNGALLFGSGLLLGALASLRWEQPTGLLTVGLPSLLLVTLLGMGMAWLLVGRALRPLHRVTATAQRLGEENLDERIRYAGAHDEVAELAGTFDAMLDRLAESFESQKRFVANASHELRTPLAVMRTEVDVTLDDPDADLGEYRRMARVVRDASERANSLVEALLVLARSEAQSGRRLVRKVETDLADGAAAALSAIDREAKRLSLHISTTLDPAPVVGDPSLLERLAGNLLENGVRYNHLHGQLWVETGADPEYAWLVVANTGFEVAQADVPGLFEPFRRGGRERTGARGAGLGLAIVRAVCDAHGGTVSAVALDEGGLEVTIRLPVASA; this is translated from the coding sequence ATGAGCAGCCGCTGGCTGCGCCGTGTGCCGCTGCGTCCCACACTGCGGCTGCGGCTGATTCTGCTCAACGGGGCGCTGCTCTTCGGCTCAGGGTTGTTGCTCGGGGCACTGGCTTCGCTGCGTTGGGAACAGCCCACCGGTCTGCTTACGGTAGGACTGCCGTCGCTGCTGCTGGTCACCCTGCTGGGGATGGGCATGGCGTGGCTACTTGTCGGGCGGGCGTTGCGACCGCTGCACCGGGTCACCGCCACCGCGCAACGGCTCGGTGAAGAGAACCTCGACGAACGGATCCGGTACGCCGGCGCCCACGACGAGGTCGCGGAGCTGGCCGGCACCTTCGACGCGATGCTGGACCGGCTGGCGGAGTCGTTCGAGAGCCAGAAACGGTTCGTCGCCAACGCCTCCCACGAGCTGCGTACCCCGCTGGCGGTGATGCGGACCGAGGTCGACGTGACTCTCGACGATCCCGATGCTGACCTGGGCGAGTACCGGCGGATGGCGCGGGTGGTGCGCGACGCCTCGGAGCGCGCCAACAGTCTGGTCGAGGCGCTGCTGGTGCTCGCCCGCAGCGAGGCCCAGTCCGGGCGGCGGCTGGTCCGCAAGGTGGAGACGGACCTGGCCGACGGCGCCGCCGCGGCGCTGTCGGCCATCGACCGCGAAGCGAAGCGGCTCAGCCTGCACATCTCCACCACGCTCGATCCGGCCCCGGTGGTCGGCGATCCGAGCCTGCTGGAACGGCTCGCCGGCAACCTGCTTGAGAACGGTGTCCGCTACAACCATCTCCACGGTCAATTGTGGGTGGAGACCGGGGCCGACCCGGAATATGCCTGGCTGGTGGTCGCGAACACCGGCTTCGAAGTGGCGCAGGCGGACGTGCCCGGCCTGTTCGAACCGTTCCGTCGGGGTGGCCGGGAGCGGACCGGCGCCCGCGGCGCGGGGCTCGGGCTGGCGATCGTACGGGCGGTCTGTGACGCCCACGGTGGCACGGTGAGCGCGGTGGCGCTCGACGAGGGCGGGCTGGAGGTCACCATCCGGCTGCCCGTAGCCTCCGCTTGA